One segment of Vicinamibacteria bacterium DNA contains the following:
- a CDS encoding LmbE family protein, which yields EDFEGWVQERGLYFASTWGTEYRTVLSSTDPGETPAAGGLLWARHGKGIFIYTGYAFFRQLPAGVPGAYRLFINLVSARG from the coding sequence CGGAGGACTTCGAGGGCTGGGTGCAGGAACGCGGGCTCTACTTCGCCTCCACGTGGGGAACCGAGTACCGGACCGTGCTCTCGTCCACCGATCCCGGAGAGACGCCGGCGGCCGGCGGTCTCCTGTGGGCACGCCACGGCAAGGGGATCTTCATCTACACCGGGTATGCATTCTTCAGGCAGCTCCCGGCGGGCGTACCCGGCGCGTACCGGCTATTCATTAACCTCGTCTCAGCCCGCGGATGA